A stretch of the Paucidesulfovibrio longus DSM 6739 genome encodes the following:
- a CDS encoding sensor histidine kinase produces the protein MSPNMQHDNADREELKFFGRVSASVSHEIKNVFAVIHEGAGLLDDLCLLAAKGRPLDPERLQSVAQSILGQIRRGDEIVKNMNAFAHSVDEDVRDVDLASGMELIVKLSRRAAAAKSVQLELGESRSATIRTDPYSLGRLLHGVLMLALEGAESGATFTLRAAPVSEAPADGAQVTLTGASLPAVLPDSLERLTRRLAASVEPGDEAGIVVVRLPRALPDANGHI, from the coding sequence GTGTCCCCGAACATGCAACACGACAACGCGGACCGCGAGGAACTGAAGTTCTTCGGCCGCGTCAGCGCATCGGTTTCCCACGAGATCAAGAACGTTTTCGCCGTGATCCATGAGGGGGCCGGGCTCCTCGACGATCTTTGCCTGCTGGCGGCCAAGGGCCGCCCGCTCGACCCGGAGCGGCTGCAGAGCGTGGCGCAGAGCATTCTGGGACAGATTCGTCGCGGCGACGAGATCGTCAAGAACATGAACGCCTTTGCCCACAGCGTGGACGAGGACGTACGCGACGTGGATCTTGCCTCGGGAATGGAACTGATCGTCAAGCTCTCCCGCCGCGCAGCGGCAGCCAAGAGCGTGCAGCTCGAACTGGGCGAGAGCCGTTCAGCAACGATCCGCACCGACCCGTATTCTCTTGGCAGGCTCTTGCACGGCGTCCTGATGCTGGCGCTGGAAGGCGCGGAGAGCGGGGCCACGTTCACGCTGCGCGCCGCTCCGGTTTCCGAAGCCCCGGCGGACGGGGCGCAAGTGACGCTGACGGGAGCGAGCCTGCCCGCTGTGCTGCCGGATAGCCTTGAACGCCTGACCCGACGCCTCGCCGCAAGCGTGGAGCCGGGAGACGAGGCCGGAATCGTGGTCGTGCGCCTGCCCAGGGCGCTCCCCGACGCGAACGGTCATATATAG
- a CDS encoding response regulator transcription factor: MRILLVDDEAELVSAMAERLAMRGMEADWAETGEQAMKMAVAKHYDVAVLDMKMPRIGGLELRRRLSELDAAMKFIFLSGHGSEEDFKLGSAEAESYLIKPVRIEDLVSKIREAAE; this comes from the coding sequence ATGAGGATATTGCTGGTAGACGACGAGGCGGAATTGGTTTCTGCCATGGCCGAGCGCCTTGCCATGCGCGGCATGGAGGCGGACTGGGCGGAAACCGGGGAGCAGGCCATGAAGATGGCCGTTGCCAAGCATTACGACGTGGCCGTACTGGACATGAAGATGCCCCGCATCGGCGGCCTGGAGCTTCGTCGCCGTCTTTCCGAGCTGGATGCCGCCATGAAGTTTATCTTTCTTTCGGGGCACGGCTCCGAAGAGGATTTCAAGCTGGGGTCCGCAGAGGCGGAGTCCTATCTGATCAAGCCGGTCCGGATCGAGGATCTCGTGTCCAAGATCCGCGAGGCCGCTGAATAG
- a CDS encoding sensor histidine kinase: protein MLRRLIPEFWDTDPDAGPYKSLFNYHRIWRLAIGLLAVVALVPLIVMTLIDYNVTRSSLESENLLRAARTTSNTRRAVSYFLDERKNALEYIVLQEDVGGLRDQQRLARVLDALMGSFSGFVDLGLIDGHGKQVAYVGPYQLQGRDYSNQPWLRRTLEKGAFTSGVFLGYRDVPHLIVAIRCLVDGEQYVLRATLDTEQFNNILGGLDLSGGGDAFLVDADGVLQTPSRWNGPVLSRTTLQIPEYSDTTHVLITRDQSDREFIVGYAYITDTPFILLLVKPTAELMKPWQTIRIELLWMLVVSIVLIMLVIVGVATYMVGKIYIADQTRARTLHHMEHTNRMASIGRLAAGVAHEINNPLAIINEKAGLVRDLFTYKKEYQHDERLIATIDSIIKSVERCGAITKRLLGFARHIDVQIEKIRFRDLTEEVLSFLHKEAEYRSIAIGLDIADDLPEFESDRGKLQQIFLNLVNNAFQAMSDGGKLSIAARRQGKDALLFAVSDNGCGIPEADRKRIFEPFFSTKKKRGGTGLGLSITYGLVQELGGEMSVESEVGKGTTFTITLPLRAQIKGA from the coding sequence ATGCTGCGCCGGCTCATTCCGGAATTCTGGGACACCGATCCCGACGCCGGGCCATACAAGAGCCTGTTCAACTACCACCGCATCTGGCGGCTGGCCATCGGCCTGCTCGCGGTGGTGGCGCTGGTGCCGCTCATCGTCATGACGCTCATCGACTACAACGTGACCCGCTCCTCCCTGGAGTCCGAAAACCTGCTGCGCGCGGCCAGGACCACCTCCAACACGCGCCGCGCCGTGAGCTACTTCCTGGATGAGCGCAAAAACGCCCTGGAATACATCGTGCTCCAGGAGGATGTGGGCGGCCTGCGGGACCAGCAACGGCTCGCGCGCGTGCTGGACGCGCTCATGGGCAGCTTCAGCGGGTTCGTGGACCTGGGGCTCATCGACGGTCACGGAAAGCAGGTGGCCTACGTGGGACCGTACCAGCTCCAGGGCAGAGACTACAGCAATCAGCCTTGGCTCCGGCGGACCCTGGAGAAGGGGGCCTTCACCAGCGGCGTTTTCCTGGGCTATCGCGACGTGCCGCACCTGATCGTGGCCATCAGGTGTCTTGTGGACGGCGAACAGTACGTGCTCCGGGCCACCTTGGACACGGAGCAGTTCAACAACATCCTCGGCGGACTGGACCTTTCCGGCGGAGGGGACGCGTTTCTGGTGGACGCCGACGGCGTGCTGCAGACTCCCTCCCGCTGGAACGGTCCGGTGCTTTCGCGCACCACGCTGCAAATCCCCGAATATTCCGACACCACGCATGTCCTGATCACCCGCGACCAGTCGGATCGGGAATTCATCGTGGGCTACGCCTACATCACGGACACGCCGTTCATCCTGCTGCTCGTGAAGCCCACGGCGGAGCTGATGAAGCCCTGGCAGACCATACGCATCGAGCTGCTTTGGATGCTCGTGGTCAGCATCGTCCTGATCATGCTGGTCATCGTGGGCGTGGCCACCTACATGGTCGGCAAGATCTACATCGCGGACCAGACGCGCGCCCGGACCCTGCACCATATGGAGCACACCAACCGCATGGCCTCCATAGGACGACTCGCGGCGGGAGTGGCCCACGAGATCAACAACCCGCTTGCGATCATCAACGAAAAGGCCGGACTGGTCCGCGACCTCTTCACGTACAAGAAGGAATACCAGCACGACGAACGGCTCATCGCCACCATCGATTCGATCATCAAGTCCGTTGAGCGTTGCGGCGCGATCACCAAGCGGCTTTTGGGCTTCGCGCGGCACATCGACGTGCAGATCGAGAAGATCCGCTTCCGCGACCTGACCGAGGAGGTGCTCAGCTTTCTGCACAAGGAAGCCGAATATCGGAGCATCGCCATCGGGCTGGACATCGCGGACGATCTGCCGGAGTTCGAGTCGGACCGGGGCAAGTTGCAGCAGATTTTCCTGAATCTGGTCAACAACGCCTTCCAGGCCATGAGCGACGGCGGGAAACTCTCCATCGCCGCGCGGCGCCAGGGCAAGGACGCCCTGCTATTCGCCGTGTCCGACAATGGCTGCGGCATTCCGGAGGCAGACCGCAAGAGAATTTTCGAACCCTTCTTCTCGACGAAGAAGAAGCGCGGCGGCACAGGGCTCGGCCTGTCCATAACCTACGGACTCGTTCAGGAACTCGGCGGCGAGATGTCCGTGGAGAGCGAGGTGGGCAAAGGCACGACATTCACCATCACCCTGCCGTTGCGTGCGCAGATCAAGGGGGCTTGA
- a CDS encoding response regulator, with protein MSVITVFNGLFCEAGVVVKRVLDATGYRLVTDQEIVADAARLSGMAEEKIARAFQAGTSVFNKFSHEKERSVAWLRLAMAQKLLDSDKLLFSGYASQLPPGSISHLLRVCLIAEIKHRLALAEKEEGFAEKHAHKLIRKDDEDRAAWVKTLKGVKDPWDPSIYDMVVPVPKTGIQETADLIVEQAANEAVKVTHSSRDAVEDFLLAAKVETVLASEGHNVEVAANHGKIVLTINKNVLMLERLERELKEIVGAVEGVRNVESRVGKGFHQADIYRKVDFEVPSKVLLVDDEREFVQTLSERLMLRDMGSAVVYDGEAALDLVKDDEPEVMILDLKMPGIDGIEVLRRVKETRPQIEVIILTGHGSEQDRKVCMDLGAFAYLHKPVDIDVLSETLKAANDKIRRNEG; from the coding sequence ATGTCCGTAATCACCGTATTCAACGGCCTGTTTTGCGAAGCGGGCGTTGTGGTCAAGCGGGTACTGGACGCCACCGGCTATAGGCTCGTCACCGATCAGGAAATCGTGGCCGACGCCGCCCGGCTTTCGGGCATGGCCGAGGAGAAGATCGCCCGCGCCTTCCAGGCCGGAACATCGGTCTTCAACAAGTTCAGCCATGAAAAGGAGCGTTCCGTGGCCTGGCTGCGGCTGGCCATGGCGCAGAAGCTTCTGGATTCCGACAAGCTGCTCTTTTCCGGCTACGCTTCCCAGCTGCCTCCCGGCAGCATCAGCCACCTGCTGCGCGTCTGCCTGATCGCCGAGATCAAGCACCGTCTGGCCCTGGCTGAAAAGGAGGAGGGCTTCGCCGAGAAGCACGCGCACAAGCTGATCCGCAAGGACGACGAGGACCGCGCCGCCTGGGTCAAGACCCTCAAGGGAGTCAAGGATCCCTGGGATCCTTCGATCTACGACATGGTCGTGCCCGTGCCCAAGACCGGCATCCAGGAAACCGCCGACCTCATCGTCGAGCAGGCCGCCAACGAGGCCGTGAAGGTCACGCACTCCTCGCGCGATGCCGTGGAGGACTTCCTGCTGGCGGCCAAGGTGGAAACCGTGCTCGCCAGCGAGGGGCACAACGTGGAGGTCGCCGCCAACCACGGAAAGATCGTCCTGACCATCAACAAGAACGTGCTCATGCTCGAGCGGCTGGAGCGCGAACTCAAGGAGATCGTCGGCGCCGTGGAAGGGGTTCGCAATGTGGAGTCCCGTGTCGGCAAGGGCTTTCACCAGGCCGACATCTACCGCAAAGTGGACTTCGAGGTGCCCTCCAAGGTGCTTCTCGTGGACGACGAGCGCGAATTCGTGCAAACTTTGTCGGAGAGGCTCATGCTCCGCGACATGGGCTCCGCAGTGGTCTACGACGGCGAAGCCGCGCTGGATCTGGTCAAGGACGACGAACCCGAAGTCATGATTCTCGACCTGAAGATGCCCGGCATCGACGGCATCGAGGTGCTGCGCCGCGTCAAGGAGACCAGGCCGCAGATCGAGGTCATCATCCTCACCGGCCACGGCTCGGAGCAGGACCGCAAGGTCTGCATGGACCTGGGGGCGTTCGCCTATCTGCACAAGCCCGTGGACATCGATGTGCTCAGCGAGACGCTCAAGGCCGCCAACGACAAAATCCGCCGCAACGAAGGCTGA
- a CDS encoding SulP family inorganic anion transporter, which translates to MLTKFFPFIGWFKGYDATKLRADALAGLTVALVLIPQSMAYAQLAGMPAYYGLYASFLPPLIAALFGSSRQLATGPVAVVSLMTAASLEPLATAGSEGYIAYAILLALMVGAFQFSLGVLRLGLVVNFLSHPVVNGFTNAAAIIIASSQLSKMFGVYVDSASHHYETIIRVVQSALQYTHWPTLAMGALAFGIMAGLKRVNPRIPNVLVAVVITTGLSWGLGFNHDTSASLESVKLPLAHDAVVSFNAAIQGMDDLAAQRTQLTKRLEAAKETGDPVALLDERHDLDVLGVRIARLKEQAAMSRAQLRGLLLAGVETADGGLEFYPQDQVPAGMTSDGRTWRIKVGNKALDPNALKMMGGGAVVGTVPSGIPTISVPKIDMKVMLHLLPFAAIISLLGFMEAISIAKAMAAKTGQRLDPNQELIGQGLANMIGACGKSYPASGSFSRSAVNLQAGALTGMSSVFTSLTVVIALLFFTPLLYHLPQAVLAAVIMMAVIGLINASGFIHAWKAQWYDGAISILTFVCTLAFAPHLDKGIMVGVVLSLGVFLYKSMRPRVVSLSRSADKSLRAASVHGLKECEHIAVVRFDGPLFFANASFLEDQITDRMMSMPELKQIIIVANGINDMDASGEEALSLIVDRVRSNGLGICLSGVNEAVMDVLRRTHMLEKIGEENVFANMESALCATHEHAHKEGREDACPLTTFCRLA; encoded by the coding sequence ATGTTGACAAAATTTTTCCCATTTATCGGCTGGTTCAAGGGGTATGACGCCACCAAGCTGCGGGCCGACGCCCTTGCGGGGCTGACGGTGGCTCTCGTGCTCATTCCGCAATCCATGGCGTATGCCCAGCTGGCGGGAATGCCCGCCTACTATGGTTTGTACGCCTCCTTCCTGCCGCCGCTGATCGCGGCCCTGTTCGGCTCCAGCCGGCAGCTGGCCACAGGCCCCGTGGCCGTGGTCTCGCTGATGACGGCGGCCTCCCTGGAGCCGCTGGCCACGGCGGGCAGCGAAGGGTACATCGCCTACGCCATCCTTCTGGCGCTCATGGTCGGCGCGTTCCAGTTCTCGCTGGGCGTCCTGCGTCTCGGCCTGGTGGTCAACTTCCTTTCCCACCCGGTGGTCAACGGCTTCACCAACGCCGCGGCCATCATCATCGCCTCGTCGCAGCTCTCCAAGATGTTCGGGGTCTATGTGGACAGCGCCTCGCACCATTACGAGACGATCATCCGGGTCGTTCAGAGCGCGTTGCAGTACACCCACTGGCCCACGCTGGCCATGGGCGCGCTCGCGTTCGGGATCATGGCCGGACTCAAACGCGTCAATCCTCGGATTCCCAACGTGCTCGTCGCCGTCGTGATCACCACGGGCCTGTCCTGGGGCCTGGGCTTCAACCACGACACCAGTGCCTCGCTGGAATCCGTCAAGCTGCCCCTTGCGCACGACGCCGTGGTTTCCTTCAACGCCGCCATACAGGGCATGGACGATCTGGCCGCGCAGCGGACCCAGCTGACCAAGCGCCTCGAGGCCGCCAAGGAAACCGGCGATCCGGTCGCGCTTTTGGATGAGAGGCACGACCTCGACGTGCTCGGCGTGCGCATCGCCCGGCTCAAGGAGCAGGCCGCGATGAGCCGCGCGCAGCTTCGCGGGCTGCTGCTCGCCGGAGTGGAGACGGCCGACGGCGGTTTGGAGTTTTATCCCCAGGATCAAGTGCCCGCCGGCATGACCTCGGACGGCCGCACGTGGCGGATCAAGGTCGGCAACAAGGCCCTGGACCCGAACGCCTTGAAGATGATGGGCGGCGGCGCCGTCGTCGGCACCGTTCCTTCGGGCATCCCGACCATTTCCGTCCCCAAGATCGACATGAAGGTCATGTTGCACCTCCTGCCCTTTGCCGCGATCATCTCGCTCCTGGGCTTCATGGAGGCCATTTCCATCGCCAAGGCCATGGCCGCCAAGACCGGCCAGCGCCTGGACCCGAACCAGGAGCTGATCGGCCAGGGGCTGGCCAACATGATCGGCGCGTGCGGCAAGAGCTACCCGGCATCGGGCTCCTTCTCCCGTTCGGCGGTCAACCTCCAGGCGGGGGCGCTCACCGGCATGTCCAGCGTGTTCACCTCCCTGACCGTGGTCATCGCGCTGCTCTTCTTCACGCCGCTGCTCTACCATCTGCCCCAGGCGGTCCTGGCCGCGGTCATCATGATGGCCGTCATCGGCCTGATCAACGCCTCCGGCTTCATTCACGCCTGGAAGGCCCAGTGGTACGACGGCGCCATCTCCATCCTGACTTTCGTCTGCACGCTGGCCTTCGCGCCGCACCTGGACAAGGGCATCATGGTCGGCGTGGTCCTTTCCCTCGGCGTGTTTCTCTACAAGAGCATGCGTCCCCGCGTCGTCTCGCTCTCCCGTTCGGCGGACAAGTCGCTGCGCGCCGCGAGCGTGCACGGCCTCAAGGAATGCGAGCACATCGCCGTGGTCCGTTTCGACGGACCGCTGTTCTTCGCCAACGCGAGCTTCCTGGAAGACCAGATCACCGACCGCATGATGAGCATGCCCGAGTTGAAGCAGATCATCATCGTGGCCAACGGCATCAATGATATGGACGCCTCCGGCGAGGAGGCGCTTTCGCTGATCGTCGACCGCGTGCGCAGCAACGGCCTGGGCATCTGCCTTTCCGGCGTAAACGAGGCCGTCATGGACGTGCTTCGTCGCACGCACATGCTGGAGAAGATCGGCGAGGAGAACGTCTTCGCCAACATGGAGAGCGCGCTTTGCGCCACCCATGAGCACGCGCACAAGGAAGGGCGGGAGGATGCCTGCCCCCTGACCACTTTCTGCCGTCTCGCCTAG
- a CDS encoding TetR/AcrR family transcriptional regulator: MKKKEAILKIATVLFANKGFAGTSVQEISRLTGAAEGTIFYHFKSKEGLLLTILERTRETIVNQFEDFYRDRGFESGMAMVEETVSFFLYLAGLMEDHFLLLHRHDLYKFAETNLEFREHLEAIYNCLVDFFERGVAEGRRDGSISTEVHPRKSALIIYTMVDGLVRFKNYNLYDAGALFNELLQSCRRMLQANVR, encoded by the coding sequence ATGAAGAAAAAGGAAGCCATTCTCAAGATCGCCACGGTGCTCTTCGCGAACAAGGGGTTCGCGGGAACGTCCGTGCAGGAGATTTCCCGGCTCACCGGAGCGGCGGAAGGAACCATCTTCTACCATTTCAAGAGCAAGGAAGGGCTTCTGCTGACCATCCTGGAACGCACCCGCGAAACCATCGTCAATCAGTTCGAGGACTTCTACAGGGATCGCGGCTTTGAATCCGGCATGGCCATGGTGGAAGAGACGGTGTCCTTTTTTCTTTATCTCGCAGGGTTGATGGAAGACCACTTTTTGCTTCTGCATCGCCACGATCTCTACAAGTTCGCAGAGACGAATCTGGAGTTCCGGGAGCATCTGGAAGCGATCTACAATTGTCTTGTGGATTTCTTTGAACGGGGAGTGGCCGAGGGGCGCCGGGACGGCTCCATCTCCACCGAGGTTCATCCCCGGAAATCCGCGCTGATCATTTATACGATGGTTGACGGCCTGGTGCGGTTCAAGAACTACAATCTGTATGATGCTGGCGCGCTGTTCAACGAGTTGCTTCAGTCGTGCCGCAGAATGTTGCAGGCTAACGTGAGGTAG
- a CDS encoding sensor domain-containing phosphodiesterase — MRLSNIFFMDPPTPGYFLLPLGGQTRYILAMNDLQRPQAAVPSDEPTHCVPQDIEDILSKGEVQTFFQPLVSVSDRGVLGFEAYARGVVSDRNAIIKPQVLFDACHSLDTQLKIDRICRQSALEKFQGIYAKHKNILLFLNVNATALKSDQTKLGSLESEVQKLGYNPKHVIIELQANSITIEDHGKFLDRYRDGGFAFCLDDFHSADLEKLHLVRPSFVKLGRESFTRLAEVSYQRELLTSLRRFAGDMGCRVAAKGVETQEEAFLLLDNHIQLQQGFFFTKKKEDTGQDASQIFQEKIQELHSRYKERVGQSIREKKLLFEGYNQTMVRILARFEKTALRQYAEAAQNALASAPEALAVFILDEHGREVGSRLVRVPSQDGKTVLREVRGAQDHSIEDYFLHLQMGFERYVTHPFISPLDRKRHCLISRRFFNVEGRSLVLCVEFPASSASD; from the coding sequence ATGCGCTTATCGAATATTTTTTTTATGGACCCGCCCACTCCGGGCTACTTCCTTCTTCCTCTTGGCGGGCAAACCCGATACATTCTGGCCATGAACGATCTGCAGCGGCCGCAGGCGGCCGTTCCATCTGATGAACCCACGCATTGCGTGCCGCAAGACATCGAAGACATCCTCTCCAAGGGAGAGGTGCAGACCTTTTTCCAGCCCCTTGTCTCCGTTTCGGACCGTGGGGTGCTTGGATTCGAGGCCTACGCGCGCGGAGTCGTTTCCGATCGGAACGCGATCATCAAGCCTCAGGTGCTCTTCGACGCCTGCCACTCTCTGGACACCCAGCTCAAGATCGACCGCATCTGTCGCCAAAGCGCCCTGGAAAAATTCCAAGGCATTTATGCGAAGCACAAGAACATCCTGCTGTTTCTGAACGTCAACGCAACGGCCCTGAAATCCGATCAGACAAAGCTGGGATCTCTGGAATCCGAAGTCCAAAAACTGGGCTACAACCCGAAACACGTAATCATCGAATTGCAGGCGAACAGCATAACAATCGAAGATCACGGAAAATTCCTGGATCGTTATCGTGACGGGGGATTCGCGTTCTGCTTGGACGACTTCCATTCCGCGGACCTGGAAAAGCTGCATCTTGTGCGGCCGAGCTTCGTCAAGCTCGGCCGGGAGAGCTTCACCCGTCTGGCCGAAGTCTCGTATCAGCGGGAACTTCTGACTTCCCTGCGCCGCTTCGCCGGGGACATGGGCTGCCGCGTCGCGGCCAAGGGCGTCGAGACGCAGGAGGAAGCCTTCTTGCTGCTCGACAACCACATTCAGCTACAACAAGGCTTTTTCTTCACGAAGAAGAAGGAGGATACGGGACAGGACGCCAGCCAGATATTTCAGGAAAAGATCCAGGAACTGCATTCACGATACAAGGAGCGCGTCGGGCAGAGCATTCGGGAGAAGAAGCTGCTTTTCGAAGGATACAACCAGACCATGGTCCGGATCTTGGCAAGATTCGAAAAAACCGCGTTGCGGCAATATGCCGAAGCGGCGCAAAACGCCCTCGCGTCCGCGCCCGAAGCGCTGGCGGTGTTCATCCTCGACGAGCATGGCAGGGAGGTCGGCAGCAGGCTCGTGCGCGTTCCCTCTCAGGACGGCAAAACGGTGCTGCGCGAGGTTCGCGGCGCGCAAGACCACTCCATCGAGGATTACTTCCTGCACCTGCAGATGGGATTCGAGCGTTATGTCACCCACCCCTTTATCTCCCCTCTCGACAGAAAACGGCATTGCCTGATATCGCGACGCTTCTTCAACGTCGAGGGGCGCTCTCTCGTGCTCTGCGTGGAATTTCCGGCGTCTTCCGCCTCGGACTAA
- a CDS encoding flagellar protein FlaG — protein MDLQQNIEASASYAGSGVSRGSEQTERPDVKTQSLLRNRRSADDAPSVPAGRKEESERTEGLHRDTVRQMLDSAESKLEMHGVSLRFKINDDAEGVQVEVRDPKTDKIIRKIPEDEMLRLSSHIKDFNGDLAGALAGTLMDKPI, from the coding sequence ATGGACCTGCAACAAAACATCGAGGCGTCGGCGAGTTATGCCGGGAGCGGCGTTTCGCGCGGCTCGGAGCAGACCGAGCGCCCGGACGTGAAGACGCAATCGCTTCTTCGCAACCGCAGGTCAGCGGACGATGCTCCGTCCGTCCCGGCAGGCCGGAAGGAAGAATCCGAGCGAACCGAGGGGCTGCACCGGGATACGGTTCGACAGATGCTGGACTCCGCGGAAAGCAAGCTGGAAATGCATGGGGTGTCCTTGCGCTTCAAGATCAACGATGACGCCGAGGGCGTTCAGGTCGAGGTGCGCGACCCCAAGACCGACAAGATCATCCGGAAGATCCCGGAAGACGAAATGCTTCGACTTTCCTCGCATATCAAGGATTTCAACGGCGACCTGGCCGGTGCGCTGGCCGGGACGTTGATGGACAAGCCGATCTGA
- a CDS encoding AI-2E family transporter, with the protein MEQQDPKPFFGGRIYSFFLLVLLLFALVLTFRIISPFLHTIIFAAVTTIIAYPPFLWLMRKMGGSRGLAAALTTLCVCFLIIVPLFFLVSGLAVQGANSLRAIHQWTVNTDFNRWLGDGAMAGYMDWLKLNLPFVKIEHLDIQTKLLGYSEQFAQYLLDLSKGLLRDAVGLLLQFLLLVFMVFFFLLDGPGMVQRLKYLCPLKPYQEDIIIDSLQRVSRSVLLGSLFVAALQGLAGGIGFAVVGFPGLFWGTMMAFAALIPVVGSSLIWWPAVIYLGISDEWGWAVFLFVWCIGVVVNIDTFLRPWLLRGAQKVSPFYIFLAILGAVSVFGFKGILYGPLILSFVMVMLQIYSEEYQEALQDQDSNC; encoded by the coding sequence GTGGAACAACAGGATCCGAAACCTTTTTTCGGCGGCCGGATTTATTCCTTTTTCCTCCTGGTCCTTTTACTCTTCGCGCTGGTTCTGACCTTCCGGATCATCTCGCCCTTTCTGCATACGATCATCTTCGCCGCGGTGACCACGATCATCGCCTATCCCCCGTTCCTTTGGCTGATGCGCAAGATGGGCGGCAGCCGGGGGCTGGCCGCCGCGCTCACGACCCTGTGCGTCTGCTTTCTGATCATCGTGCCCTTGTTCTTCCTCGTTTCTGGCCTGGCGGTGCAGGGCGCGAACTCTCTGCGGGCCATTCACCAATGGACCGTGAACACGGATTTCAACCGTTGGCTCGGAGACGGGGCCATGGCCGGGTACATGGACTGGCTCAAGCTCAACCTGCCGTTCGTCAAGATCGAGCACCTCGACATCCAGACCAAGCTGCTCGGATATTCCGAACAGTTCGCGCAGTATCTTCTGGACCTCAGCAAGGGCTTGCTGCGCGACGCAGTGGGCTTGCTGCTCCAGTTCCTGCTGCTCGTCTTCATGGTCTTCTTCTTTCTCCTGGACGGACCCGGCATGGTCCAGCGGCTCAAGTACCTTTGCCCGCTCAAGCCCTACCAGGAGGACATCATCATCGACAGCCTCCAGCGCGTTTCGCGCAGCGTCCTTCTCGGCAGTCTTTTCGTGGCCGCGCTCCAGGGGCTCGCCGGCGGAATCGGATTCGCAGTGGTCGGGTTTCCCGGCCTGTTCTGGGGGACCATGATGGCCTTCGCCGCCTTGATTCCCGTGGTGGGGTCCAGCCTGATCTGGTGGCCCGCCGTCATCTATCTGGGCATCAGCGACGAATGGGGCTGGGCCGTGTTCCTTTTCGTCTGGTGCATCGGGGTGGTCGTGAACATCGACACCTTTCTTCGCCCCTGGCTGCTGCGGGGAGCCCAAAAGGTATCTCCCTTTTACATCTTCCTGGCGATCCTCGGCGCGGTCTCCGTCTTCGGGTTCAAGGGCATTCTGTACGGCCCTCTGATTCTCTCTTTCGTGATGGTGATGTTGCAGATCTACAGCGAAGAGTATCAGGAAGCGTTGCAGGACCAGGATTCCAACTGCTGA
- a CDS encoding Rid family detoxifying hydrolase produces the protein MNNVETFHTDAAPAAVGPYSQAAGLCQLLFVSGQLGLEPGSGNFAGGPEDFAAQSRQALKNLTAILEAGGSALDRVLSVDVFLTDMSRFAEFNAIYEEFFSSHKPARAAIEVAGLPKGGLVEVKCIAARS, from the coding sequence ATGAACAACGTCGAGACCTTCCATACCGACGCGGCCCCCGCCGCCGTCGGCCCCTATTCCCAGGCCGCAGGACTCTGCCAGCTCCTCTTCGTCAGCGGCCAGCTCGGCCTGGAACCCGGCAGCGGAAATTTCGCGGGCGGGCCGGAAGACTTCGCCGCCCAGTCGCGGCAGGCGCTGAAGAACCTCACCGCCATCCTGGAAGCGGGCGGCTCTGCCCTCGACCGTGTCCTTTCCGTGGACGTCTTCCTCACGGACATGTCCCGCTTCGCCGAATTCAACGCCATCTACGAGGAGTTCTTTTCCAGCCACAAACCCGCGCGGGCCGCGATCGAAGTGGCGGGGCTGCCCAAGGGCGGCCTGGTCGAGGTCAAGTGCATCGCCGCAAGGTCGTAA